One window from the genome of Natronomonas pharaonis DSM 2160 encodes:
- a CDS encoding PRC-barrel domain-containing protein: MVDILAENLSEKEVMGSDGASLGTLYNITMDLKTGTLQDLVIEPGERAGDLEFERDEQGNYRIPVSRVQAVKDTVVVAR; encoded by the coding sequence ATGGTAGACATACTCGCCGAGAACCTCTCGGAGAAGGAGGTAATGGGGTCGGACGGTGCCAGCCTCGGCACCCTCTACAACATCACGATGGACCTGAAGACGGGGACACTACAGGACCTCGTCATCGAGCCCGGCGAGCGGGCCGGCGACCTTGAATTCGAGCGGGACGAACAGGGCAACTATCGAATCCCGGTCAGCCGCGTGCAGGCCGTCAAAGATACTGTCGTCGTCGCTCGCTGA
- a CDS encoding NOB1 family endonuclease, with amino-acid sequence MHVLDSSAFINDYTTDEQLATIPLVREELESEAGYRFDALEGSGMRIHIPDPETVERVKRAARETGDAETLSRTDIRLLATAFELDGVLVTDDYAMQNVADKLDTAVEVIAQEGIDERRDWNYQCQGCGRTFDEHHERCQICGSDLERKRP; translated from the coding sequence ATGCACGTTCTCGATTCGTCGGCGTTTATCAACGACTACACGACTGACGAACAGCTCGCGACGATTCCGCTCGTCCGCGAAGAACTCGAATCCGAAGCCGGCTATCGCTTCGACGCGCTCGAAGGGTCTGGAATGCGCATTCACATCCCGGACCCGGAGACGGTCGAGCGCGTCAAGCGGGCCGCCCGCGAGACCGGCGACGCCGAAACGCTTTCTCGAACCGACATTCGCCTACTCGCGACGGCCTTCGAACTTGACGGCGTCCTCGTCACCGACGATTACGCGATGCAGAACGTCGCCGACAAGCTTGATACGGCAGTCGAAGTCATCGCACAGGAGGGCATCGACGAGCGCCGCGACTGGAACTACCAGTGTCAGGGTTGCGGCCGGACCTTCGACGAACACCACGAGCGCTGCCAAATATGTGGCAGCGACCTCGAACGGAAACGTCCCTGA
- a CDS encoding hydrogenase iron-sulfur subunit — MSTGAFLCSCADTCDIDLEAAREDVEDVDVAASSSLLCQDKIGAFEHVIDEYDLSELLVTCPEPKMQEKLRGVAEEHGVHPAEIEFVDQREGAGWVHDEPTATDKTARLLNAANAGRQETPMPRSSIHQAGDEVVVVGAPEVAAAIAGPATVTLFANGAELTDVDADLDDVSVERGRVVDVSGTYGDFEVTVRSRVTDDCISCMKCVHEGPDGKVTRRPVDIAPDAEGGEWVDVCPTDAIEMDGVERTVECDQIVYPDGDSGTVGGQRGFHTAPIDSLTIDTVERLLGGFESPDYLDLEMDICASGNHGEMGCNACVDACPHGAVERTAIDEVGFHRDSCQDCGACTSACPTGATMLREPSNERIAREVEALLTPGDDGGLVSGLLGGDSPGIDSPIVAFVCSERAEAALSEYGRRAAAGTDDIEYPPILPVDVNCTDTVGEAHVLHALAAGADGVAIVGCGGHCLHSGPDPKAELVDRLNTATTDLGLGERVAFFSPDPDDPGAFVEALSQFAVVGLDESPVPAGDHEATGRIDDPDRDAPAFDTHAWALESVRTILEHVDPDRDHIRGLETFGVVDVAEGCTLTPTCSRFCPTDALRRTGSGLEFNHERCVNCGLCADVCVEDVITVDAGLDLGLLPEQQTGPDPAWTLVAEGEMQTCAGCGREYTSEATAEAIEERIGDVVADLAPEAEESIIHYCPQCRTELLHSGS; from the coding sequence ATGAGCACGGGTGCCTTTCTCTGTTCGTGCGCCGACACCTGCGACATCGACCTCGAAGCCGCCCGCGAGGACGTCGAGGATGTCGATGTCGCGGCCAGTTCGAGCCTGCTCTGTCAGGACAAAATCGGCGCGTTCGAACACGTCATCGACGAGTACGACCTCAGCGAACTGCTCGTCACCTGTCCGGAGCCGAAGATGCAGGAGAAGCTCCGTGGCGTCGCCGAGGAACACGGCGTTCACCCGGCGGAAATCGAGTTCGTCGACCAGCGCGAGGGGGCCGGCTGGGTCCACGACGAGCCGACGGCGACCGACAAAACCGCCCGCCTGCTCAACGCCGCTAACGCTGGCCGGCAGGAGACGCCGATGCCGCGGAGCTCGATACATCAGGCCGGCGACGAGGTCGTCGTCGTCGGCGCGCCCGAGGTCGCCGCCGCAATCGCCGGCCCGGCGACGGTGACGCTCTTTGCTAATGGCGCGGAACTCACCGACGTTGACGCCGACCTCGATGACGTATCGGTCGAGCGCGGCCGGGTTGTCGACGTTTCCGGAACCTACGGCGACTTCGAGGTGACCGTCCGCTCGCGGGTCACCGACGACTGCATCTCGTGTATGAAATGCGTCCACGAGGGGCCGGACGGGAAGGTGACCCGACGCCCGGTCGACATCGCCCCCGACGCCGAGGGCGGCGAGTGGGTCGATGTCTGTCCGACTGACGCTATCGAGATGGACGGCGTCGAACGCACCGTCGAGTGCGACCAGATTGTCTATCCCGACGGCGACAGCGGTACCGTCGGTGGGCAGCGGGGCTTCCATACGGCCCCCATCGACAGCCTCACCATCGACACCGTCGAGCGGCTGCTCGGCGGCTTCGAGAGCCCCGACTATCTCGACCTAGAGATGGATATCTGTGCGTCCGGCAACCACGGCGAAATGGGCTGTAACGCCTGCGTCGACGCCTGTCCGCACGGGGCCGTCGAACGAACGGCCATCGACGAGGTCGGGTTTCACCGCGACAGCTGTCAGGACTGTGGTGCCTGTACCAGCGCCTGCCCGACCGGCGCGACGATGCTCCGAGAGCCGTCGAACGAACGAATCGCCCGCGAGGTCGAGGCACTCCTGACGCCCGGTGATGACGGCGGCCTCGTCTCGGGGCTGCTCGGCGGCGACTCGCCCGGTATCGACTCACCGATTGTCGCCTTCGTCTGTTCGGAGCGGGCCGAGGCCGCGCTCTCGGAGTACGGTCGGCGTGCGGCCGCCGGCACGGACGACATCGAGTACCCGCCGATACTGCCGGTCGACGTCAACTGTACCGACACGGTCGGCGAGGCACACGTCCTGCACGCACTGGCAGCGGGCGCGGATGGCGTCGCCATCGTCGGCTGCGGCGGCCACTGTCTGCACTCCGGCCCCGACCCGAAAGCCGAACTCGTCGACCGGCTGAACACGGCAACGACCGACCTCGGGCTCGGCGAACGGGTCGCCTTCTTTTCGCCCGACCCCGACGACCCGGGGGCGTTCGTCGAGGCGCTTTCGCAGTTCGCCGTCGTCGGCCTCGACGAGTCGCCCGTCCCCGCCGGCGACCACGAGGCGACCGGCCGCATTGACGACCCGGACCGCGATGCGCCCGCCTTCGACACCCACGCGTGGGCGCTCGAAAGCGTCCGGACGATTCTCGAACACGTCGACCCCGACCGCGACCACATCCGTGGGTTGGAGACGTTCGGCGTCGTCGATGTCGCCGAGGGCTGTACGTTGACGCCGACCTGCTCGCGGTTCTGTCCGACGGATGCACTCCGCCGCACCGGCTCCGGGTTGGAGTTCAACCACGAGCGATGTGTCAACTGCGGGCTCTGTGCCGATGTCTGCGTCGAGGATGTCATCACCGTCGACGCCGGGCTTGACCTCGGGTTACTGCCCGAACAGCAGACGGGTCCGGACCCGGCGTGGACGCTCGTCGCGGAGGGAGAGATGCAGACCTGTGCCGGCTGTGGTCGGGAGTACACGAGCGAAGCCACCGCCGAAGCTATCGAGGAACGAATCGGCGACGTGGTCGCAGACCTCGCGCCGGAGGCCGAAGAAAGCATCATCCACTACTGCCCGCAGTGCCGGACGGAACTGCTCCATAGCGGCTCTTAG
- a CDS encoding pro-sigmaK processing inhibitor BofA family protein, which yields MVTTLELTLLVIALALLFGAYTVIKAVKPFIVNAVVGVIVLFLASALGLGVEITPVAVLICAVGGIPGAILVMILAYADIAFAGMVMPFGAALLA from the coding sequence ATGGTCACAACGCTCGAACTGACGCTGCTCGTCATCGCCTTGGCGCTGCTCTTCGGCGCATACACGGTCATCAAGGCCGTCAAGCCGTTCATTGTCAACGCGGTCGTCGGCGTCATCGTGTTGTTTCTCGCCAGCGCCCTCGGACTCGGGGTCGAAATCACGCCCGTCGCCGTCCTCATCTGTGCGGTCGGCGGTATCCCCGGCGCGATACTCGTGATGATATTGGCCTATGCTGACATCGCCTTCGCCGGGATGGTCATGCCGTTCGGCGCGGCGCTGCTCGCTTGA
- a CDS encoding CopG family transcriptional regulator encodes MPEYTLECDDQQAQQVQRLAVRHGLTEREVLEQLVAVGLEELD; translated from the coding sequence ATGCCGGAGTACACGCTCGAATGCGACGACCAGCAGGCCCAGCAGGTCCAGCGGTTGGCGGTCCGGCATGGACTGACCGAGCGGGAGGTACTTGAACAGCTCGTGGCGGTCGGGCTTGAGGAGTTGGACTGA
- the infB gene encoding translation initiation factor IF-2: MSESDTTDAGDGTALRTPIVAVLGHVDHGKTSLLDEVRGSAVTAGEAGAITQHIGATAVPLDTISELAGQLVSPEDFDLPGLLFIDTPGHHSFSTLRSRGGALADIAILVVDVNDGFQPQSYEALDILKRTQTPFIVAANKIDTVPGWNPNPDEPVQRTLEAQSDRAESRLNEQLYEIIGELSDEGFSADMYWRVQNFRENIGVVPVSAETGEGVPDLLTVLMGLSQRYLKEEMSIDVGGPGVGTVLEVKEERGFGTTLDIVLYDGTIRADDTIVVGGKNETIVTDVRALLQPQPLAEIRTEKQFEQVEAVGAAAGIKIAAPDLDDAMAGAPVRVVRDRPVEEVIAEVEAELADIQVVTEEEGIVVKADTLGSLEAIAAALEEAEIPIVRAEVGDVAPRDIAVASTAEEPKHEAVLAFNVDVLDDAEREAEEKDVKLFADDVIYQLVEEYDDYVTEIEEAQQEQILDKIERPCRFRVLKDHVFRQSNPAVVGVEVLSGTLKRNSRVVKWDGNEPERVGELKSLQDAGDDIDEARTGEQVAASIDGPTVGRQIEEGDELWAEVPEKHAKILEQELADEIPTDELEALRMYLDKQRKRDPFWGK, translated from the coding sequence ATGTCTGAATCCGATACCACCGACGCCGGGGACGGGACGGCACTGCGGACGCCGATAGTCGCCGTGCTGGGCCACGTCGACCACGGCAAGACGAGCCTGCTCGACGAGGTCCGCGGCTCCGCCGTGACTGCCGGCGAAGCCGGGGCGATTACCCAGCACATCGGCGCGACGGCCGTGCCGCTTGATACCATCTCGGAGCTCGCCGGCCAGCTCGTCTCGCCGGAGGACTTCGATTTGCCCGGGCTGTTGTTCATTGACACGCCCGGCCACCACTCGTTTTCGACGCTGCGGTCGCGCGGCGGCGCGCTGGCCGACATCGCCATCCTCGTCGTCGACGTCAACGACGGCTTTCAGCCGCAGTCCTACGAGGCGCTCGACATCCTCAAGCGCACGCAAACGCCGTTCATCGTTGCGGCGAACAAAATCGACACCGTGCCGGGCTGGAATCCCAACCCGGACGAGCCGGTCCAGCGCACGCTGGAAGCCCAAAGCGACCGCGCTGAATCTCGGCTCAACGAACAGCTCTACGAGATTATCGGCGAACTCTCCGACGAGGGCTTTTCCGCCGATATGTACTGGCGGGTCCAGAACTTCCGTGAGAACATCGGCGTCGTGCCCGTCTCCGCCGAGACTGGCGAAGGTGTTCCCGACCTGCTGACGGTGCTGATGGGGCTTTCCCAGCGATATCTCAAAGAGGAGATGTCTATCGACGTTGGCGGCCCCGGCGTTGGGACCGTCCTCGAAGTCAAGGAGGAACGCGGCTTCGGGACGACGCTCGATATCGTCCTCTATGACGGCACAATCCGTGCCGACGACACCATCGTTGTCGGCGGCAAAAACGAAACCATCGTCACCGATGTCCGGGCGCTGCTACAGCCCCAGCCGCTCGCCGAAATCCGCACCGAAAAGCAGTTCGAGCAGGTTGAGGCGGTCGGCGCGGCGGCCGGTATCAAAATCGCTGCACCCGACCTCGACGATGCGATGGCCGGCGCGCCCGTCCGGGTCGTTCGCGACCGCCCCGTCGAAGAGGTCATCGCCGAAGTCGAGGCCGAACTCGCCGACATTCAGGTCGTCACCGAGGAGGAAGGCATCGTCGTCAAGGCCGACACGCTCGGCTCGCTGGAGGCCATCGCGGCCGCCCTTGAGGAAGCCGAGATACCCATCGTCCGCGCGGAGGTCGGCGACGTGGCCCCCCGCGATATCGCCGTCGCTTCGACGGCCGAGGAGCCGAAACACGAGGCTGTCCTCGCGTTCAACGTCGACGTGCTCGACGACGCCGAGCGAGAGGCCGAGGAAAAAGATGTCAAACTGTTCGCCGACGACGTCATCTACCAACTCGTCGAGGAGTACGACGACTACGTCACCGAAATCGAGGAGGCCCAACAGGAGCAGATTCTCGACAAAATCGAGCGGCCCTGTCGGTTCCGCGTTCTCAAAGACCACGTCTTTCGACAGTCCAATCCCGCCGTTGTCGGCGTCGAAGTCCTTTCGGGCACGCTCAAGCGCAACTCCCGTGTCGTCAAGTGGGACGGCAACGAGCCCGAACGCGTCGGCGAACTGAAATCGCTCCAGGATGCCGGCGACGACATCGACGAGGCCCGCACCGGCGAACAGGTCGCCGCCTCGATTGACGGCCCGACGGTCGGCAGACAGATCGAGGAAGGCGACGAACTCTGGGCGGAGGTCCCCGAGAAACACGCCAAGATCCTCGAACAGGAACTCGCCGACGAGATTCCGACCGACGAACTCGAAGCGTTGCGGATGTACCTCGACAAGCAGCGCAAGCGGGACCCCTTCTGGGGCAAGTAG
- a CDS encoding CPBP family intramembrane glutamic endopeptidase, with product MDRRYGGRPKWRVVADMTAVGAGALIVGMLTGIVVFWLLGQPLGLDPEAPAGQLVFSLGTYSGLAAAGLLYLVRHELPLSYVRARLPSVRDIVATVVTLGLLGVLAIALPEVVDRLGLPLAEHGVADVIEVNPAVALAFVPLSILVVGPAEEFVYRGIIQTRLRERFDVVNAVAIASVVFAVVHVLAYLDPANPLGTLVTVVFLLLPLGAVLGAAYEYTENLVVVAVAHGVYNATVFMVSYADVVGMW from the coding sequence ATGGACCGACGCTACGGCGGCCGGCCCAAGTGGCGGGTCGTCGCCGACATGACGGCCGTCGGCGCTGGGGCACTCATTGTCGGCATGTTGACCGGCATCGTAGTTTTCTGGCTCCTCGGCCAGCCGCTGGGACTCGACCCGGAGGCACCAGCCGGCCAACTCGTGTTCTCGCTTGGGACGTACAGCGGGCTTGCCGCCGCAGGGCTCCTGTATCTCGTCCGCCACGAACTGCCGCTGTCGTATGTCCGTGCCCGGCTGCCGTCGGTGCGCGATATCGTCGCGACGGTCGTGACGCTGGGGCTGTTGGGCGTGCTCGCGATAGCGCTGCCGGAGGTCGTCGACCGGCTCGGACTGCCGCTTGCCGAACACGGCGTCGCCGACGTCATTGAGGTGAACCCGGCGGTCGCGTTGGCGTTCGTTCCGCTTTCGATACTCGTTGTCGGCCCCGCAGAGGAGTTCGTCTACCGAGGCATCATCCAGACCCGTCTCAGAGAGCGGTTCGATGTCGTCAACGCCGTCGCTATCGCGAGTGTCGTCTTCGCCGTCGTCCACGTGCTGGCGTATCTCGACCCGGCGAACCCGCTCGGAACGCTCGTGACAGTCGTTTTTCTGCTGTTGCCGCTGGGTGCGGTGCTCGGGGCCGCCTACGAGTACACCGAGAATCTGGTCGTCGTCGCGGTCGCACACGGCGTCTACAACGCCACGGTGTTCATGGTCAGCTACGCCGATGTCGTCGGAATGTGGTAG
- a CDS encoding glucose-6-phosphate isomerase — protein MNVDFGNALAAEAVTGVSEASLERLDDRVADAHDRIEANIEARRFGYASLALPTDTDPDAIYEAVSGFDPEAVLTVGIGGSALGAETITAALGAESHYTLDNVDPAPTRQLLDELPLSSTLVNVVSRSGTTAETLANFLVVREAMADAGVDWTDRTVVTTGAEGPLRTLADAHDLPSCTVPEGVPGRFSALSAVGLLPAAALGCDIEAVLAGGAAGRESLAPSLFESPAYAYGAVAYATEQRGATTNAIVPYAEQLEPFAEWFAQLWAESLGKDGLGQTPARALGATDQHSQLQLYRAGRKDKLVTLVRPRERAGVDIPETDIDALSYLGGESLESLLDAEFEATEASLAAAGQPNVRIELDSLDAHGVGELLYGMEAACILYGELLGIETFTQPAVEWGKRAARGLLGGGDFEEAEAVADKTVRRVE, from the coding sequence ATGAACGTCGATTTCGGTAACGCCCTCGCCGCCGAGGCCGTCACTGGCGTCTCCGAGGCGTCATTAGAGCGGCTCGACGACCGTGTCGCCGACGCCCACGACCGCATCGAAGCGAACATCGAAGCCCGGCGCTTCGGCTATGCGAGCCTCGCACTCCCGACTGATACCGACCCCGACGCCATCTATGAGGCTGTCTCGGGGTTCGACCCTGAGGCAGTACTGACCGTCGGCATCGGCGGCTCGGCGCTCGGCGCTGAAACGATTACGGCAGCGCTGGGTGCCGAGAGTCACTACACGCTCGACAACGTCGACCCGGCCCCCACCCGTCAACTGCTCGATGAGCTCCCGCTCTCGTCGACGCTCGTCAACGTCGTCTCGCGGTCGGGGACGACCGCCGAGACGCTGGCGAACTTCCTCGTCGTCCGTGAAGCGATGGCCGACGCAGGCGTCGATTGGACCGACCGGACGGTCGTCACGACCGGCGCGGAGGGGCCGCTGCGGACGCTCGCCGACGCCCACGACCTGCCGTCGTGTACGGTTCCCGAGGGCGTTCCCGGCCGTTTCTCGGCGCTTTCGGCTGTCGGGCTTTTGCCTGCAGCCGCGCTCGGCTGCGATATCGAAGCCGTTCTCGCGGGCGGCGCGGCCGGCCGTGAGTCGCTTGCGCCGTCGCTTTTCGAATCGCCGGCCTACGCTTACGGTGCGGTCGCTTACGCGACCGAACAGCGCGGGGCGACGACCAACGCTATCGTCCCGTACGCCGAGCAGCTCGAACCGTTCGCTGAGTGGTTCGCCCAGTTGTGGGCTGAAAGCCTCGGTAAGGACGGCCTCGGACAGACGCCGGCCCGGGCGCTCGGCGCGACCGACCAGCATTCGCAGCTGCAACTGTACCGCGCCGGTCGGAAGGACAAGCTTGTCACGCTCGTCCGCCCGCGAGAGCGGGCGGGCGTCGACATCCCCGAGACGGATATCGACGCGCTGTCGTATCTCGGCGGGGAATCGCTGGAGTCGCTGCTTGATGCCGAATTCGAGGCGACCGAGGCGTCGCTGGCCGCCGCTGGACAGCCGAACGTCCGCATCGAACTCGACAGCCTCGACGCCCACGGCGTCGGCGAACTGCTCTACGGGATGGAAGCCGCCTGTATTCTCTACGGCGAACTGCTGGGCATCGAGACGTTCACACAGCCGGCCGTCGAGTGGGGCAAACGCGCCGCCCGCGGACTCCTCGGCGGCGGTGATTTCGAGGAAGCCGAAGCGGTCGCGGACAAGACCGTCCGACGCGTCGAGTGA
- a CDS encoding cob(I)yrinic acid a,c-diamide adenosyltransferase: MTDRPTPGRGRTPTAQAIDPAAPDEFGLTQVWWGDGKGKTTATLGMAFRAAGHGFRVHVLQFMKGGADSVADVRGEYNAITAVPGISYENLGHYGWHAMNDGTEERDHAAEAEAGLDRAHELVAAADDADLTSPFDPDSDPDDGVHMLVFDEILYAADRELVDPEAVVRLVEEKPENLELVLSGSHSRPEYLIESADLVTNVRKEKHPIDDGQRARMGTEY; encoded by the coding sequence ATGACTGACCGACCGACGCCCGGTCGCGGGCGAACACCGACCGCGCAGGCTATCGACCCGGCGGCCCCCGACGAGTTCGGCCTCACGCAGGTGTGGTGGGGCGACGGCAAAGGCAAGACGACGGCGACACTCGGGATGGCCTTCCGCGCCGCCGGCCACGGCTTCCGCGTCCACGTCCTCCAGTTTATGAAGGGTGGCGCAGACAGCGTCGCCGACGTTCGCGGCGAATACAACGCCATCACCGCAGTGCCGGGTATCAGCTATGAGAACCTCGGCCACTACGGCTGGCACGCGATGAACGACGGCACGGAGGAACGCGACCACGCCGCCGAGGCCGAAGCCGGACTGGACCGCGCCCACGAGCTGGTTGCGGCGGCCGACGACGCCGACCTTACGTCGCCGTTCGACCCGGACAGCGACCCCGACGACGGCGTCCACATGCTCGTCTTCGATGAGATACTCTACGCCGCCGACAGGGAACTCGTCGACCCCGAGGCGGTCGTCAGGCTCGTCGAGGAAAAACCGGAGAACCTTGAACTCGTGCTGTCAGGGAGCCACTCGCGGCCGGAGTATCTCATTGAGTCGGCCGACCTCGTCACGAACGTCCGCAAGGAGAAACACCCGATAGACGACGGACAACGGGCGCGGATGGGCACCGAATACTGA